A single Orcinus orca chromosome 2, mOrcOrc1.1, whole genome shotgun sequence DNA region contains:
- the LOC101277926 gene encoding syntaxin-12-like, translating into MSQLGTKQDSSKLQENLQQLQHSTNQLAKETNELLKELGSLPLPSSTSEQRQQKLQKERLMNDFSAALNNFQAVQRRVSEKEKESTARARAGSRLSVEERQREEQLVSSDSHEEWNQMQSQEDEVAITEQDLELIKDRETAIQQLEADILDVNQIFKDLAMMIHDQGDLIDSIKANVESSEVHVERATDQLQRAPYYQKKSRKKICILVLVLSVIIVILGLILWLVNK; encoded by the coding sequence ATGAGCCAACTAGGAACTAAGCAAGATTCAAGCAAGCTACAGGAAAATCTGCAACAGTTACAGCACTCTACAAATCAGCTTGCCAAGGAAACAAATGAATTACTGAAGGAATTAGGGTCCTTGCCCCTTCCTTCATCTACTTCAGAACAGCGCCAGCAGAAACTTCAGAAGGAACGTCTCATGAATGACTTCTCTGCAGCCTTAAACAATTTCCAGGCTGTGCAGAGAAGGGtatctgaaaaggaaaaggagagtacTGCCAGAGCAAGAGCTGGATCTCGTCTTTCTGTGGAGGAGAGGCAAAGAGAGGAGCAACTCGTCTCATCTGACAGCCATGAGGAGTGGAACCAGATGCAGAGCCAGGAGGATGAGGTGGCCATCACTGAACAGGATTTGGAACTTATTAAAGACAGGGAAACGGCAATTCAGCAGCTGGAGGCTGATATTTTGGATGTCAATCAGATATTTAAAGATTTGGCAATGATGATCCATGACCAAGGTGATCTCATTGACAGCATAAAAGCCAATGTGGAAAGCTCAGAGGTGCATGTAGAAAGAGCCACTGATCAGTTACAGCGAGCTCCTTACTATCAGAAAAAATCTCGCAAGAAGATCTGTATCCTGGTGCTTGTCCTGTCAGTGATTATTGTAATCTTGGGACTTATTTTGTGGCtagtaaataaatga